One genomic window of Quercus robur chromosome 6, dhQueRobu3.1, whole genome shotgun sequence includes the following:
- the LOC126732859 gene encoding lysine-rich arabinogalactan protein 18 yields the protein MDRKCVLAFAFICVIVSNVGAQAPAAAPTATPTTPVTATPPASSPAIAPSKPQAPAEAPTKPKSPAPVTSPTSAPPATSPAASPPKPKPKPEAPAPAPVTKPKAPAASPPAVAPASSPPVPVPVSSPPLPAPEKSPPTPAPATVPASSPPVPAEVPAPAPSKKKTKTKTKKKHNAPAPAPALESPPAPPAGSPGPASADSVSPGPSTAADESGAVTIRSVQKLMAGMAFGWAILGMVI from the exons ATGGATCGGAAATGTGTACTCGCATTCGCATTCATCTGCGTCATTGTAAGCAACGTCGGAGCTCAAGCTCCGGCAGCCGCGCCGACGGCGACTCCGACTACTCCGGTCACTGCTACTCCACCGGCTTCGTCACCAGCTATAGCACCGTCTAAACCACAAGCACCAGCTGAAGCCCCTACAAAACCAAAGTCTCCAGCTCCGGTCACATCTCCGACTTCAGCTCCACCGGCTACCTCTCCTGCCGCGTCTCCTCcgaagccaaagccaaagccggAGGCTCCAGCACCAGCGCCAGTGACTAAACCCAAAGCTCCTGCGGCGTCGCCACCGGCAGTGGCTCCAGCGAGCTCACCACCGGTTCCAGTTCCGGTGAGCTCTCCTCCTCTTCCTGCGCCGGAGAAATCTCCTCCAACTCCTGCTCCGGCAACTGTTCCCGCCAGTTCTCCACCAGTTCCGGCCGAGGTTCCAGCTCCAGCTCCAAgcaagaagaagacgaagacaaagacaaagaagaagcaTAATGCGCCAGCTCCAGCTCCAGCTTTGGAAAGTCCTCCAGCGCCGCCAGCCGGATCACCTGGACCAGCAAGTGCCGACTCTGTCTCACCTGGACCGTCAACTGCGGCTGATGAG AGCGGGGCAGTGACTATCAGGTCCGTGCAGAAACTTATGGCTGGCATGGCATTTGGATGGGCTATATTGGGTATGGTCATTTAA
- the LOC126732860 gene encoding uncharacterized protein LOC126732860 → MEFEHQHNTTTKTRKLPTETTCTILSCFFCTMLNEPDPSLRRVKISKCFKEMPLDDDQEHVLVLSGLWNIAMTQPDDPEFPSLGIFECMAKLIRKGINEQAWLLKDQNIYIPYYAAHIIGSYTMNKSQFAEKATKSGVILPLMELLRGKISWVEQRVAVRALGHLANHDSTFEAIAVHEVEIIQLAMKIASTCLDEVYDKFIAVKDSKKLKYHCDLLTRGLGGLEIENRKAEEWASHLQCWSLYLLNCFACKERSLSLICKKKFLKDLCGMWGGLANRTSPAGVGLIRTLCQTKSGKTSVADLKEVIEFLCNLSRSSDDWQCTAIDSLLLILKDPGTRYKVIDIVAPILVDLVELGSFGGSSNVGDTITQALLQDYHKIKYGNLKLKSKRAERALGETWDLKVERKKREKLMSKQEVRERKLLVGKLKKNGNLMFWSGDIEEAVMKYSEALSLCPLKMKKERLVMYSNRAQCNLLLRNTEAAISDATRALCLSNAASPHGKSLWRRSQAYDMKGLAKESLMDCLVFVSDWLKSEKSKGTKIPYYVSRMINKQMNATWIFASAKLGREKNEA, encoded by the coding sequence ATGGAGTTCGAACACCAACacaacacaaccaccaaaactAGAAAACTACCCACTGAGACAACCTGCACCATCCTTTCTTGTTTCTTCTGCACTATGTTGAATGAGCCAGACCCATCACTTAGAAGAGTTAAAATCTCCAAATGCTTCAAAGAAATGCCTCTCGATGACGACCAAGAACATGTTCTAGTCTTAAGTGGACTCTGGAACATAGCCATGACTCAACCGGACGACCCAGAATTCCCATCTCTTGGCATCTTTGAGTGCATGGCAAAACTAATCCGCAAAGGCATCAATGAGCAAGCCTGGCTTCTCAAGGACCAGAACATCTATATCCCATACTATGCAGCCCATATCATCGGATCCTATACTATGAACAAGTCTCAATTTGCagaaaaagcaacaaaatcAGGCGTGATTTTGCCGTTAATGGAACTTTTGAGAGGTAAGATTAGTTGGGTCGAGCAAAGAGTTGCAGTTAGAGCACTTGGTCACTTGGCCAACCATGACTCAACTTTTGAAGCCATTGCTGTGCATGAAGTGGAGATCATACAATTAGCCATGAAGATAGCCTCTACATGCCTCGACGAAGTCTATGATAAGTTCATTGCTGTGAAGGATTCAAAGAAGTTGAAGTACCACTGTGACCTGCTGACTAGAGGGCTTGGAGGGTTGGAGATTGAGAACAGAAAGGCAGAGGAATGGGCTAGCCATCTTCAGTGTTGGTCTCTCTATCTCCTCAACTGCTTTGCATGCAAAGAAAGATCTCTCAGTTTAATCTGCAAGAAGAAATTCTTAAAAGATTTGTGTGGAATGTGGGGTGGTTTAGCAAATCGAACCTCGCCTGCTGGAGTAGGACTCATAAGAACTCTGTGTCAGACAAAAAGTGGTAAAACAAGTGTAGCAGATTTGAAGGAAGTCATAGAGTTTCTTTGCAATCTTTCAAGATCCTCAGATGACTGGCAGTGCACGGCTATTGATTCTCTTTTGCTAATTCTTAAAGACCCAGGTACAAGATATAAAGTAATCGATATTGTAGCTCCAATTCTTGTTGATTTGGTTGAACTTGGAAGCTTTGGAGGAAGTTCAAACGTAGGAGACACAATCACACAGGCACTTTTACAAGATTACCACAAAATAAAGTATGGTAATTTGAAGTTGAAGAGCAAAAGAGCTGAGAGAGCATTAGGAGAAACATGGGACTTGAAGgttgaaaggaaaaagagagagaagctaATGTCTAAACAAgaagttagagagagaaaactctTGGTGGGTAAGCTtaaaaagaatggaaatttgATGTTTTGGTCTGGGGACATTGAAGAGGCTGTGATGAAGTACTCAGAGGCTTTGAGTTTATGcccattaaaaatgaaaaaagagagaCTTGTTATGTACAGCAATAGAGCTCAATGCAATTTGCTGCTGAGGAACACTGAAGCCGCCATTAGTGACGCAACTCGAGCTCTTTGTCTATCCAATGCGGCGAGTCCTCATGGTAAGAGCCTGTGGAGGAGATCACAAGCTTATGACATGAAAGGGTTGGCAAAAGAGAGCTTGATGGACTGCCTAGTATTTGTCAGTGACTGGTTGAAGTCTGAGAAGTCCAAGGGTACAAAGATCCCGTACTATGTGTCACGTATGATTAACAAGCAGATGAATGCTACGTGGATTTTTGCTTCTGCAAAGTTAGGGAGGGAAAAGAATGAAGCCTAG